A window of Nocardiopsis sp. Huas11 genomic DNA:
GCGGGCGGCCCCGGACCATGCCAGGGAGGTCGGGCGTGTCCATCCATGCGTCTGCGAACGAGTCCCCCGACGCGCCCTTCTCGCTGTCCCGCCTGGTGTCCGCCGTCACCGACGCGGTCCCCGACCGGGTCGCCCTGGTGGCCGGACCGCGCCGGCTGACCTACCGCGCCCTGCACGACCGCTCGGTGCGCCTGGCCCGCCACCTCGTGGCCCAGGGCGTGCGCCCGGGCGAGCACGTGGCGGTGCTGTCCTTCAACCGCGCGGAGTGGATGGAGTCCTTCCTCGGGATCCTCGCCGCCGGCGCGGTCCCGGTCAACGTCAACTACCGCTACGTCACGGGCGAGCTGCGCCACGTGCTGGCCGACGCGCACGCGGTCGCGCTGATCGCCGAGGACTCCCTGGCGGCGGCCGTCACCGCGATCCGCCCCGACCTGCCCCGTCTGCGGCACGTGCTCCTGATCGAGGACGGCGGCGTGCGCGAGCCGGCCCTGGAGGGCACCGACTACGAGACCGCGCTGGCGGCCCACGCCCCGCGCGACGGCGAGCCCGACCTGCCCGGGACGGGCGGCGACGACCACTACCTGCTCTACACCGGCGGCACCACCGGCTACCCCAAGGGCGTGCTCTGGCGCCAGGCGGACATCTTCCGCGCCGCGCTGGAACGCCGCGCCCCGGGCGCCCCGCGCGCGCAGTCGCCCGCCGACGTCGCCGCTCGCGCCGCCGCCTGCTTCCCCCAGCGCATGCTCGTGCTCGGCCCCCTCATGCACGCCGCCGGCCAGTGGAACGCGCTGAGCATGCTGCTGTGCGGCAAGCGCGTCGTGCTCTCCACCGACCGCAGCTACCGGCCGGACCGCGTCCTCGAACTCGCCCACCGCGAAGGCGTGCACGCCGTACAGCTGGTGGGCGACGCGATGGCCCGGCCGCTGGCGCGCCACCTGCTCACCGAGCCGGGGCTGTGTCCGGACCTGACCTCGGTGCGCTCCGGCGGCACCCCGCTCACCCCGGCCGTGCGCGCGCTCTGGCGCGCCTGGCGCGAGGACGTGGTGCTGGCCGACGCCTACGGCGGTTCGGAGACGGGCGTGTGCGGCTCGGCCACCGGCGGGGACGAGGAGCCCGGCGACGCGCGCCAGGCGGCCCCGACCCTGGCCGGCGGGCCGGACCTGCGCAGCTTCACCATGGGCGGCAGCATCGCCGTGCTCGACGACCACCTGCGTCCGCTGCCGCCCGGCTCGCCCGAGGTGGGCCGCATCGCGCGCAGCGGACGGATCCCGCTGGGCTACTACAACGACCCGATCGCCACCGGCCGGACCTTCCCCACCGGCGCCGACGGCCGCCGCTGGGCCCTGTCCGGCGACTACGGCACGCACGCCCACGACGGGTCCATCGCCCTGCTGGGCCGGGGCAACGCCGTCATCAACACCGCCGGGGAGAAGGTCTACCCCGAAGAGGTGGAGGCCGCGCTGAAGGCGCATCCGGCGGTGGAGGACGCGATCGTGGTGCCCGCCCCCGACGAGCACCTCGGCCAGCGGGTGACGGCGCTGGTCTCCGTGGCCGCGGGCGCGCGCCTGGACGCGACCGAGCTGCGCGCGCACTGCCGCGTACGGCTGGCCGGGTTCAAGGTGCCGCGGACCGTGCACTTCGTCGACCGGGTCCGGCGCACGGCGGTCGGCAAGCAGGACTACCGCTGGGCGGCGTCGGTCGCCCAGGGCGGCGAGCGCACCACACCGAGTTTCGGACGCTGAATACCAGTCACACCACGTGGCCGAAACCTGAGAAACCCCACGCCGCGCGCATCTCCTCCGCCCCGCTGCCCCGCTAGACTGGCCGCACCCGGCCCGGCCGCGGGACCTCGCCGGTCCCTCCCCCAGTACGCCCCGGGCGGCACATACCCGGCGGCGGTCGGCGCAGCGCCCCTGTTCCAACGCGCTCCGGCCCCGCATCCCTGACCGACCCGTGTCCCGCGGGTGGGTACGGTGACCACACAGGACGGAGGACGGCGCCCCCTCCCGGGCCCGGCCCGGGCCAGCGCCCTACAACTCAGATGGCCAAGTCAGCAGGCTCCTTCATCTTCAACGCGGTGCGCGGCGGGGCCGTCGGCACCTCCGAGGCGCTGCCCGGCATCAGCGGCGGCACGGTCGCGCTCATCGTCGGCCTCTACGACCAGCTCATCGGCGGCGCCGGCCACATGGTCAGCGGCATCAAGCGCTACGTCACCGACGTGCCGCGCGGCCGCGGCAAGGACCGCGCGAACGAACAGTTCCGACAGGTGGACTGGAGCGTCCTCCTCCCGGCGCTGATCGGCATGGTGGTCGCCCTCCTCCTGGCCGCGGTCCTGCTCTCCCCCCTGGTGGAGGAGTACGCCCAGTACGCCTACGCGCTGTTCTTCGGGCTCGTCCTGGCCTGCCTGTGGATCCCCTACACCGGGGCGGGCAAGACCTGGCGCGCCTGGCACTACGCGGTGGCGCTGGCCGTCGCCGTCCTCGCGTTCGTCCTGACCGGCCTGCCGGGCGCGAACCTGCCGACCAACCCGGTGTTCGTGTTCCTGGGCGGCGCCGTCGCCATCTGCGCGCTCGTGCTGCCGGGTCTGTCCGGCTCGTTCATCCTGCTCACGCTCGGGCTGTACGAGCCCACGATGCAGGCGGTGCGGGACATGGACGTGGTCTACCTCGGCACCATGATGCTGGGCATGATCACCGGCCTGGCCCTGTTCGTCAAGCTCCTGCAGTATCTGCTGGAGAACTTCCACCACCTCACCCTGGTGGTCCTCACCGGCCTCATGGCGGGATCGCTGCGCGCCCTGTGGCCGTGGCAGGACCACGACCGCAACCCGCTGCCCATCACCGACGTCCCCGTGACCCTGGCCTTCGCGGTGGGCGGGTTCGCCGTGGTCACGGCGGCGATCGTCTACGAGCACCGCAAGAAGGCCCGGATGGGGGCGGGCGACGGAGCGGCGCCCACCCGCGTGCACTAAGGTCGCCAACTGACGCGGGGTGCCGGGAGCAGTCCTCCCGGCTGAGAGCACACCCGTCGAACCTGCCCTAGTTCGTACTAGCGAAGGAACGTCATGAGCGCGTACAACGTGTTGTCCGTGGCCGGGAGCGACCCCAGCGGCGGCGCCGGGATCCAGGCCGACCTCAAGGCCTTCTCCGCCCACGGTGTCTTCGGGATGACCGTGGTCACCGCACTGACCGCCCAGTCCACGCGCGGCGTCACCGGTGTCCACGGCGTCCCGGCCGCCTTCGTCGCCCACCAGGCGGACACACTGCTGTCCGACGCCACCGTGCACGCGGTCAAGATCGGGATGCTGGGCACGGCCGAGGTCACCGAGGCCGTGGCCGAGGCGATCGAGCGCCACCGGCTGGTGAACGTGGTCCTGGACCCGGTGATGGTCGCCAAGAGCGGTGACCGGCTGCTGGAGGAGTCGGCGATCGCGGCCCTGCGCACCCTGCTGCTGCCGCGCGCGGATCTGCTCACTCCGAATCTTCCGGAGGCGGCCGACCTCTTGGGCGTGTCGGAGGCCGTCAGTCTGAAGGAAATGCGTGACCAGGCCGAGCGACTGCTGGAGCTCGGTCCGCGCCGGGTCCTGCTCAAGGGCGGTCACCTGGCGGGCGAGGAGAGCGTCGACGTGCTGGTCTCGCGGGACGAGGAGCCGCTGGAGCTGCGCGCGCCACGGGTGGACACCCGCAACTCGCACGGCACGGGGTGCACACTGTCGTCGTCGATCGCCGCCCTGCTCCCCCAGCGCCCGGACACCGCTTCGGCCGTCCGCGACGCCAAGGACTACCTGACCGAGGCACTGCGCCGCTCGGACGAGATCGACGCCGGCGGCGGCCAGGGCCCCGTGCACCACTTCCACCTCTGGTGGTAGGCGGCACGGTCACCTCTGGTGGTAGGCGGCACGGTCACCGCTGGTGGTAGGCGGGCCTGACCAGCGCTGATCACGGGCGAACAGCCGAAAGGGGGACCGCACACCGTGCGGTCCCCCTCGTGTTGCGTCCCGGGTCGGAACTAGCCGCGCACGTCGTCCATGACGGCGTCGGGGTTCCTCCAGTCGGGGTACCCGAAGAACTTCCGGGTCTCCGCGACGATGAGCGGGGACAGCAGCAGCAGCCCGATGAGGTTGGGCAGCGCCATGAGCCCGTTGGCGATGTCGCTGAACAGCCACACGTTGCTCAGGTCGGCGACCGAGCCCAGGAAGATGACACCGATGAACACCAGCCGGTACGGGGTCACGAAGCCCCGGCCGACCAGGAACTCGATGCACCGCTCGCCGTAGTAGGCCCAGCCGAGCAGGGTGGTGAACGCGAACACCGCCACGGCGATGGCCACCACGTAGGCGCCGACCGGCGCCAGCCCGGGGCTGACCGACCTCAGGCCCTCGGTGAGGGCCTGCGTGGTCAGCAGCGAACCGTCCTCGGGGTTCTCCGCCTGCCACACACCGGTGGTGATGATGACCATGCACGTCATCGTCACCACGATGATGGTGTCGATGAAGGTCTGGGTCATGGAGACCATGGCCTGGCGGACCGGCTGCGTGGTCTTGGCGGCCGCGGCGGCGATGGCGCCGGTGCCCAGACCCGACTCGTTGGAGAAGATGCCGCGGGCGAAGCCGTACTGGATCGCCATCATCACGCCCGCGCCGGCGAAGCCGCCGGCCGGAGCGGTGCCGGTGAAGGCGGTGGTGACCACGAGCTGGAGCGCGGGCAGGATCTGCGCCCAGTTCACGGCCAGCACCAGCAGGCAGATGGCCACGTAGGCGACGATCATCAGCGGCACGAGCGCCGAGGCGACCCGGCCGATGCTCTTGATGCCGCCGAGGATGACCGCACCGGCCAGCACCATGAGGATGAGGCCGATGACCCAGGTCGGGGCCGGCGTGATGCTCGCCATCTGCTGGGCGACCGTGTTGGCCTGGGTGCCGTTGCCGATACCGAAGGCCGCGATGGCGCCGAAGACGGCGAACGCGACGCCCAGGGTGGTGCCCAGGCCGCCGGGCAGACCGTACTTGAGGTAGTACATCGGCCCGCCGCTCTGCTCACCCTTGGAGTCGGTGCGGCGGAACTTCACCCCCAGCAGGGCCTCGCTGTACTTGGTGGCCATGCCGAAGAAGCCGACGACCCACATCCAGAACAGGGCGCCCGGGCCGCCGAGGCCGATGGCCAGCGCGGCACCGGCGATGTTGCCGACACCGACCGTGGCGGCGAGCGCGGTGCTCAGTGCCTGGTAGTGGGAGATGTCCCCCTCGACCGAGGGGTCCTCCTTGCGCCGGACCAGAGCGAGCCACAGCGCGTGCGGCAGCTTGAAGAGCTGGAGCAGTTTGAGTCGAATGGTGAGGAAAACGCCGACAAAGAGCAGCAACGGGATGAGGACGAAGGGTCCCCACACGATGCCGCTGACGATGCCGGCCATCTCAAGGAGTTGATCCATGGGGGATCTCCCTATCACGATCAGGGGCCGGGGGATGGTCGTGGACCCGCGGGTGGCGGGACAGCGTCCCTCCCAGGTGAGCGGCTCCGCGAGCCGCGGGCACACTCAGGGTGCTGTCAGATTTGCAGTGATTCGTCACGGACACGTCACGTTCACTCGACGCAAGCGTTGCGGGTCGGGTGCTCACGCGTCCGGTGAGCCGTCGGCCTGGGCCAGGGCGAGCCGGCTGAGGACGGCGGCCGCCGCCTCGGGGTCCGCGCCCTGGCCGACCGCCACGCCGAGCAGGTAGGTGGTCAGGGGCGCGGCCGGCCGCGCGACGGAGTGGGCGGCGTCTCTGGCCAGGTCCAGCACCCGGTCCACGTCGGCCTTGGCCAACGGATCCGTCCCGGCCAGGTCCAGCTCCGCGCGCACGACTTCCGCCCATTCCACGAGGGTCACCACAGGACTCCTTAGAGCAATTCATTCGTCACAGAAGGCGATCTTAGTCATCGCCGGGCCACTCGGCGGCCACCCGCGCGCACCTGCCGGGTCACCGCGTGCTCCGCGAACCCACGCCTGGCCTTAGGGAGCGGTTCCCCCGAGGCCTGACCGGGGTTCACTCCCCGAGCCTAGCGTCGAAGGCAGCCATCCCCCGGCGTTGGGAGCAGCCCGAATGTCCCCCACAGCAACCGACCGCACGGACCGGAGAGCCTCGTCGCCTCCGCTGCGCGTGGCGATCGTGACCGAGTCCTTCCTTCCACAGGTCAACGGGGTGACCAACTCCGTGTGCCGGGTCGCCGACCTCCTCGCGGCCCGCGGCCACCAGGCGCTCGTGATCGCTCCCGGTCACGGCCCCTCCTCCTACGCGGGCTTCCCCGTGGTCCGGATGCCCGCCCTGCCGCTGCCCTTCTACCGCGACTTCCCCGTGGGCCTGCCGGCGCGGCGCACGATGACCGCCGCCATCCGCGCGTTCGCCCCGGACGTGCTGCACCTGGCCTCCCCCGCCCTGCTCGGCCAGGCCGCGGTGGAGACCGCGCGCCGCTGGGCGCTGCCGACGGTGGCCGTGTTCCAGACCGACCTTCCGGGTTTCGCGACCCGCTACGGCCTGCCCGGGTCCGAGGCCCTGTGGTCGCTGATGCGCCGCACGCACGCGGCCGTGGACCGCACCCTGGTGCCGTCCTCGGCGAGCATGGAGGCGCTGTCGGCGCACGGCTTCCCCCGGCTGGACCTGTGGCGGCGCGGCGTGGACACCGTCCGCTTCTCGCCCGAGCACCGCAGCGAGGACCTGCGCCGGCGCCTGGCGCCCGGCGGCGAGGTGATCGTGGGCTACGTGGGACGGCTGGCCAAGGACAAGCGGGTAGAGATGCTGGCGCACCTGTCCAGGCTCCGCGGCATCCGGCTGGTCGTCGTGGGCGACGGCCCGGAACGGGCCCGGCTGCGGCGCCTGCTGCCGGACGCGGTGTTCACCGGGCAGCGCACCGGCGCCGACCTGTCCCGGCTGTACGCCTCGTTGGACGTGTTTGTGCACACCGGCGCCGACGAGACCTTCTGCCAGGCCGTGCAGGAGGCTCTGGCCTCCGGGGTGCCCGCGGTGGCGCCGGGCGCGGGCGGCCCGCTGGACCTGGTGGCGCCCGAGAGCAACGGGCTGCTGTTCGCGCCCGATTCCGTGCGCGAGCTGCGGGTGGCCGTGGGCCGGCTCGTCCACAACGCGCCACTGCGCGCGGGGATGGCCGAGCGCGCGCGGCCCTCGGTGGCGCACCGCACCTGGGACGCCGTGGGCGAGCAGTTGCTCGACCACTACCGCGCGGTCATCGCGCCGAGCCCGGAGCTGGCCGCTCGCGCGCAGCGGCAGGCCTCCACCGCCTGAGGCGCGCGCCCCTGGCCCGACCGGGGTTCGGCCGCTCCCGGGCCGGGTGGCTCGGGAGCGGCCGAACGGTGGTGTGTCCGCCCCGCCCCCTTCACGGGGCGGACACCGGGTGGGCCCTGCGGTCGGTGGCCGTGCGTCGCGGGATGGACCCGGCCTCAGCGGGAGGCCTGCGCGGTCTCGTGCGCGGGCGCGGGGATGATCCGGCTCGGCGTGTCGCCCACGAGCGCGTCCAAAACCTCCTCCAGGCGGTCGAGGTGGGCTCGGATCCAGGGCAGCGCGGTCGGGTCGGTGGCGTCGAGCGCGGCGTAGCGGCGTTCCTCGGTGTCGCCGTAGAGCAGGCTCGTGGCCACACGCATGCGCAGGGCCTCGGCGCCCTCCCCGAACTCGACGGCGGGCAGGACGCCCATGCCGTGGCGTTCCAACAGCAGTCCGGTCAGTTCCGCCCCGGTGGTGATCCCGTGCAGGGCCGCCAGGCGCTCGCGCTGCGGCTCGAAGTCGGGATAGAGGTAGAAGGCGGCGCGCGGGGCGGCGACCGAGGCGCCGGCGCCCGCGAAGCGGCGGGCCACGGCGTCGGCGACGAGGCCGTGCAGGCGGCGGCTGCGGTCGACGTGCTCGCGCAGCTCCCGCGGTTCGGTGAAGGCGTGGGCGGCGGCCTGCTGGACCGGAGCGGCCGGACTGGACCAGATCTCGCTGGCCACGCCGAGCAGGCCGCCGCGCAGGCGGTGGCCGATCTCTGAGTCGGGCAGGCGGATGACGCCGATCCGCCAGCCGCCGAGGGCGAGGTTCTTGCTCAGCCCGGTGGAGATGACGGTGCGCTCGGGCGCGTACTCGGCGGGGCTGTGCACACGGGCCTCCTCGCCGCCGTCGGCGACCGGGTGCACGAGGTCGCGGTAGATCTCGTCGGAGATGATGACGAGGTCGAGTTCGCGGGCGACCCGGGCCAGGCGCTGGACGGTCGCGGCGTCGGCCACGGTGCCGGTCGGGTTGTCTGGCAGGGTCACCACGACGGCGTTG
This region includes:
- a CDS encoding acyl-CoA synthetase, which codes for MSIHASANESPDAPFSLSRLVSAVTDAVPDRVALVAGPRRLTYRALHDRSVRLARHLVAQGVRPGEHVAVLSFNRAEWMESFLGILAAGAVPVNVNYRYVTGELRHVLADAHAVALIAEDSLAAAVTAIRPDLPRLRHVLLIEDGGVREPALEGTDYETALAAHAPRDGEPDLPGTGGDDHYLLYTGGTTGYPKGVLWRQADIFRAALERRAPGAPRAQSPADVAARAAACFPQRMLVLGPLMHAAGQWNALSMLLCGKRVVLSTDRSYRPDRVLELAHREGVHAVQLVGDAMARPLARHLLTEPGLCPDLTSVRSGGTPLTPAVRALWRAWREDVVLADAYGGSETGVCGSATGGDEEPGDARQAAPTLAGGPDLRSFTMGGSIAVLDDHLRPLPPGSPEVGRIARSGRIPLGYYNDPIATGRTFPTGADGRRWALSGDYGTHAHDGSIALLGRGNAVINTAGEKVYPEEVEAALKAHPAVEDAIVVPAPDEHLGQRVTALVSVAAGARLDATELRAHCRVRLAGFKVPRTVHFVDRVRRTAVGKQDYRWAASVAQGGERTTPSFGR
- a CDS encoding DUF368 domain-containing protein; its protein translation is MAKSAGSFIFNAVRGGAVGTSEALPGISGGTVALIVGLYDQLIGGAGHMVSGIKRYVTDVPRGRGKDRANEQFRQVDWSVLLPALIGMVVALLLAAVLLSPLVEEYAQYAYALFFGLVLACLWIPYTGAGKTWRAWHYAVALAVAVLAFVLTGLPGANLPTNPVFVFLGGAVAICALVLPGLSGSFILLTLGLYEPTMQAVRDMDVVYLGTMMLGMITGLALFVKLLQYLLENFHHLTLVVLTGLMAGSLRALWPWQDHDRNPLPITDVPVTLAFAVGGFAVVTAAIVYEHRKKARMGAGDGAAPTRVH
- the thiD gene encoding bifunctional hydroxymethylpyrimidine kinase/phosphomethylpyrimidine kinase, translated to MSAYNVLSVAGSDPSGGAGIQADLKAFSAHGVFGMTVVTALTAQSTRGVTGVHGVPAAFVAHQADTLLSDATVHAVKIGMLGTAEVTEAVAEAIERHRLVNVVLDPVMVAKSGDRLLEESAIAALRTLLLPRADLLTPNLPEAADLLGVSEAVSLKEMRDQAERLLELGPRRVLLKGGHLAGEESVDVLVSRDEEPLELRAPRVDTRNSHGTGCTLSSSIAALLPQRPDTASAVRDAKDYLTEALRRSDEIDAGGGQGPVHHFHLWW
- a CDS encoding sodium:alanine symporter family protein — encoded protein: MDQLLEMAGIVSGIVWGPFVLIPLLLFVGVFLTIRLKLLQLFKLPHALWLALVRRKEDPSVEGDISHYQALSTALAATVGVGNIAGAALAIGLGGPGALFWMWVVGFFGMATKYSEALLGVKFRRTDSKGEQSGGPMYYLKYGLPGGLGTTLGVAFAVFGAIAAFGIGNGTQANTVAQQMASITPAPTWVIGLILMVLAGAVILGGIKSIGRVASALVPLMIVAYVAICLLVLAVNWAQILPALQLVVTTAFTGTAPAGGFAGAGVMMAIQYGFARGIFSNESGLGTGAIAAAAAKTTQPVRQAMVSMTQTFIDTIIVVTMTCMVIITTGVWQAENPEDGSLLTTQALTEGLRSVSPGLAPVGAYVVAIAVAVFAFTTLLGWAYYGERCIEFLVGRGFVTPYRLVFIGVIFLGSVADLSNVWLFSDIANGLMALPNLIGLLLLSPLIVAETRKFFGYPDWRNPDAVMDDVRG
- a CDS encoding DUF6457 domain-containing protein, giving the protein MTLVEWAEVVRAELDLAGTDPLAKADVDRVLDLARDAAHSVARPAAPLTTYLLGVAVGQGADPEAAAAVLSRLALAQADGSPDA
- a CDS encoding glycosyltransferase family 1 protein; translated protein: MSPTATDRTDRRASSPPLRVAIVTESFLPQVNGVTNSVCRVADLLAARGHQALVIAPGHGPSSYAGFPVVRMPALPLPFYRDFPVGLPARRTMTAAIRAFAPDVLHLASPALLGQAAVETARRWALPTVAVFQTDLPGFATRYGLPGSEALWSLMRRTHAAVDRTLVPSSASMEALSAHGFPRLDLWRRGVDTVRFSPEHRSEDLRRRLAPGGEVIVGYVGRLAKDKRVEMLAHLSRLRGIRLVVVGDGPERARLRRLLPDAVFTGQRTGADLSRLYASLDVFVHTGADETFCQAVQEALASGVPAVAPGAGGPLDLVAPESNGLLFAPDSVRELRVAVGRLVHNAPLRAGMAERARPSVAHRTWDAVGEQLLDHYRAVIAPSPELAARAQRQASTA
- a CDS encoding pyridoxal phosphate-dependent aminotransferase, which gives rise to MTVTVSATLAVNEALAEKRRQGVRVLPLGFGEAGLPVHPVMRDRLSAGNGANAYGPVAGSTALRSSAAGYWERRGLPTDPDMVIAGPGSKPLLYSLLMEIGGDTAIAAPSWVSYAAQSRLLGQRPVMVPTAPGQGGVPQPDLLFAAVTAAREEGRTVNAVVVTLPDNPTGTVADAATVQRLARVARELDLVIISDEIYRDLVHPVADGGEEARVHSPAEYAPERTVISTGLSKNLALGGWRIGVIRLPDSEIGHRLRGGLLGVASEIWSSPAAPVQQAAAHAFTEPRELREHVDRSRRLHGLVADAVARRFAGAGASVAAPRAAFYLYPDFEPQRERLAALHGITTGAELTGLLLERHGMGVLPAVEFGEGAEALRMRVATSLLYGDTEERRYAALDATDPTALPWIRAHLDRLEEVLDALVGDTPSRIIPAPAHETAQASR